In Pantoea agglomerans, the genomic stretch TCAGTGTGACTGGCTGTCGGCAAGTCTGCAAAAGACGTTCGCGGACGGGATGACAAATGCAGTGTATGGCGCACTGGCAGTGAGTACGGGGAGTTTATCGAAACCGGGGCAGACGGTGAAGCCTGTTAGTGAAACAACAGGGAGAGGTATCGTTCCTGAACAAGGTTCCGTCGCAAATGCTAACTTTGCTCAATCAAAAATTAGGGCCAATGAAACATTTAGTGCCGAAGGGGTGGCTAAATATAGTCAAATGGCAGGCCAGCCAGTAAATACTGTGGATGACTTAGCCAATGCGATTCGTAGTGGCCTTATTAAACCAAGTCAACTGTCTGTTGATTATGTGGAAATGAATGGCACAAGATTAATCCTTAATACAAGAACATCTGTAGCATTAGATCGTGCAGGGATACCTAAATCTGACTGGTACGGAACCAACCAAACGAATGTGAAAGTACCAGGAATGGATGGGAAAACCTACAATGATCTTGCTGCCGATCAATTAATAAGAAATAAACTGCCAGAAACTGGTAGTTCAGATATTCCTCGCGGGAGAAAATAATGAAGTCAGGAGCTGCCGTTTCTATTTTGGATCCCTATGAGTGGTTGCCTTCATATGGGGAGAATGCAGTATCTATTGAATCTAATGGGTTGGATTTAATTATTAAAATCGAATATGACACCGAAGATGAATATCAGACTATACATTGTCGTGAGTTACGATTTGATATGGTATGTGCTTTTTGTCGTACTGCGTTTCCCGGCGTATCAATACTCAATATAGATTACGATAAAAGCGTCAAGGCTCCATCAACAGGAGCCTTGATTGAATACCCTAACTCTGAGGCTGCATTTGCTTGGAATAAGCATTTTTGTGGCTCAAGACAGATAAAGCACTATAAAATTGCTTTTCTTTCTGAAAATTTTTTAATGGAAATTTTTGCTAACAATGTGACTTTAGGTTCTGAATATATTATTCCATCTGAATGAAAAATAATGGGGGAACGAATTTAGTTAACCAAACGCCATTATCAGCCTGATAGAATTTAAAGCCCCGTTCATACATGTCCAGGGCTTTAATTTTTAGAACAACTGGTTTGCCATGGCGTAAACCGACTTGAATTGCTGTATCTTCATCTGCGGATAAATGAACATATTGACGAGATTTTGCATTTAACCCTTGTTCATTAATTGACGGTAAAAATCTTGTAGCAGTTCCATGGTATAGAAATTCAGGGGGGGGGGTTTCTTGATATTCAATACCAACCTGTTGTGAGGAATGTCCCTGAACAGCCCGAATACGTAATCCATCTTCTGAAATCGCGAATCGTTTTTTATCACTATTTTCAACAATCGATTTAATCAGATGTTGGTCAAGATGTTTACCGTTTTTAGTTGCACAGATAATTAATAAAGCAATATCAGCCCACCCTTCACGATCCAGAGTTAAACCAATGGCTTCAGGTTGGTGACGTAAAACGTAACTTAAAAATTTGCTTACTTCTGCGTATTGTTTATCCATTTACATTAGTCTCTAAAAGATCCCAGTTCTATATGCCGGGATCATCGTTTAAAAATTGAAAAACTACATTTTATAAAATTATTCCAGCTATTGGAAATAAAGTCTTATCTTTTCATCGCTGACCATGAAACAAACATGAGTAATTATACCTGGATAAAGGCTGTAGACCTTTATGAATATGAGCGGCAGCGCTTCCGGCATCACGCGTTCGGCGGTGACGGACGATGCGATTAGGGTGCGCGACGCTCAGCATCAGACGCAGGACGTGACGGGCCTCAGCCGCGACACTGTAAACGCCAACGGCGGCATCGACAAGATTTTCGACAAGGATAAAGTCAACAACCAGATGGCTTTTGCGCAGGGTGTCCAGCAGCTGGCATGAAACGTTGTCGGCGATATGAAAGCCCGGGCTACAAAGCGGTGGCGGCGCGATGGCGCCGTACCTCGCTAACGCAATCAAGAAAGCCACGACAACCTATGACGCCCAGGGTAACCCGCACACCGACGTGCTGGCGAACACCATGGCGCACGCGGTCGCGGGCGCGGTGCTGGCGCAGATAGCGGGCGGCAGCGCGGCGGCAGGCGCAGCGGGTGCGGCAGGCGGAGAGCTGGCGGCGAAAGCCATCGTGAAGGTGATGTATCCGGACACGGATATCCGCGACCTGACGGAGAGCCAGAAGCAGACGGTGAGCGCGCTGAGCCAGATGGCGGCAGGGCTGGCGGGTGGGATCGCATCGGATTCGACGCTGGGAGGCGGGACCGGGGCGGGGGCCGGGAAGAATGCGGTTGAGAATAACTCTCTGAGTGATATCGCAGAGCAACTTGCTTCGGGGCAATCACCGGCGGATAAACTCGATAAGCTGAATAAGGCAGAAGAAGAACGGTTCAGGCGGGAGGAATGCGCCGGATTAAGCCCGGACGCCTGTGGCGCCAAAATGTATGATCAGCGCCGGGAAGCACTGAAAGATGTCGCCTCATTCGGGGTAGACTTTGTTCCTGTTGCAGGAGATATCAAGGGATTTGCAGAAGCAGAAAGCGCAATAGATTATCTGGCAGCGGTAATTGCTATTGTGCCGGGTGGGGAACTTGTTGGTAAGTCACTTAAGGCGGCAGAGAAGGCACTGGCAAAAGGTGATCTTGAATCTGCTTCCAGGCTGATTAATAAGGCCAGCGATGATATACAGATAAAATGGGTTGATGAAAATGCGGGAATGAGCCAGAGAGCAAGGGATTATAACGACTCTGCGACAGGTGCCCGGTCAAATATTGATACTCAAAAAGGTCAAGCTCCCACCATTGATAGAATTGATGCTAATGGAAATAGCAAACCGGTTCGATTCGATGGAGTGAATGGCAATGTCATGATAGATAGAAAAATATCTGTAGTGACAACTCAAAAAGCGAAAAACCAAGCTCTGAGACAATCAGAAGCACTGAAAAATAATGGTATGACAGGGCGCTGGGAAGTGCCAAATCAGACTCAGGCTAATCGTGCTCAAAAGATGTTTGATGAGTTAGGTATCAAGAACATAGAGGTGAAAATTGTCAAAGAGTAGCGAAGTCAAACTAGCTAAAATCGTTGCAGATCTGGCTATTTTCTTAGAATTTACGAGCGAAGAGCTTCTTGATCCTGATGCTGCTGTAGAAGCAATGGAACAAGTAGCAGCAGAACTTCAGTTGTTAAATGAGGAAGAACGGAACAATCTTGCTAATATTTTTATTGATTTATCAAATGAATATGAAGGCGATAAATCAGAATATGTTAGGGATTTACCCGAATCTTTAGGTTTAATATGATTAACAAATCCCGGCCACTGAGCCGGGATCGCTTTATCAGCCGTCGGGTTTACCCACAGTGCCCGTTCCCGCGCTTAATCACCGGCAGATCGCCGGTGTCATTAATCGCTCCCGGAAACCCTTCCAGCCACTGGAGGATCTTCGGCCTGTTGATTCCGGCGACGCTTAAGCCCTCGGCGCAACCCCACAGCTCGCGGGTGTTCTGGGTGGTGATGACGATGCAGTCCGGCATCACCCGCATCTTAACCGGCATCCCCGGCGTAAACCCTGCCTGTGAAATCCACTCGCCGCGCAAAAATATCGCGTTATGCACGGCCCGGCTGGTAGCCAACAGCGTCAGGGC encodes the following:
- a CDS encoding SymE family type I addiction module toxin; translated protein: MHNAIFLRGEWISQAGFTPGMPVKMRVMPDCIVITTQNTRELWGCAEGLSVAGINRPKILQWLEGFPGAINDTGDLPVIKRGNGHCG
- a CDS encoding VENN motif pre-toxin domain-containing protein, with protein sequence MAHAVAGAVLAQIAGGSAAAGAAGAAGGELAAKAIVKVMYPDTDIRDLTESQKQTVSALSQMAAGLAGGIASDSTLGGGTGAGAGKNAVENNSLSDIAEQLASGQSPADKLDKLNKAEEERFRREECAGLSPDACGAKMYDQRREALKDVASFGVDFVPVAGDIKGFAEAESAIDYLAAVIAIVPGGELVGKSLKAAEKALAKGDLESASRLINKASDDIQIKWVDENAGMSQRARDYNDSATGARSNIDTQKGQAPTIDRIDANGNSKPVRFDGVNGNVMIDRKISVVTTQKAKNQALRQSEALKNNGMTGRWEVPNQTQANRAQKMFDELGIKNIEVKIVKE
- a CDS encoding RNA 2'-phosphotransferase, translating into MDKQYAEVSKFLSYVLRHQPEAIGLTLDREGWADIALLIICATKNGKHLDQHLIKSIVENSDKKRFAISEDGLRIRAVQGHSSQQVGIEYQETPPPEFLYHGTATRFLPSINEQGLNAKSRQYVHLSADEDTAIQVGLRHGKPVVLKIKALDMYERGFKFYQADNGVWLTKFVPPLFFIQME